ATGTTATGGCCGGATTGCGCTTCGAACTCCTTGCTGAGTTCCACAAGTGCATTGGCCGGGTCCCAGGCCGCCCAGCAGAGCGTCAGGTCCTCTGCCTGCGCAGAGCTCGCCGCAGCAGCGGCAAGGCTAAAGGCACTGACGGATGCCAGTTTCAAAGTCTTCATTGGTCGTCCTCCCAGTTGTAGCCGGGCCCTTCTTTGGCGAGGACCGATTCGGCTAGGTCATGTGCCCGACGCTATTTGAGGTACGCACCTCAAGTAAACATATTTTTGAGGTGCGTACCTCATTTCGAAACGCAAGAGAGCCCAAGCCGTTGATTAAATTCGATTGTTTTGCTGTGGATAAGTCTGGCAAAGGATGGGTGGCCCAGTCCCAAACGTTCAATCGCCCCGACCCGCTCAGTGCACTGCACCGCCATGACTGGCGTTTCATATTCATCGATTTGGGTGGAGTGGCTGTGCTGCCAGTCCCGGGCTATCCAGTCTGAGCAAGTTCCCTAATTTACAGGGAATTAGCAGGGAAACTGGCGCGAAATCTCCTCCGGGGAGCGGAATTCCGGCCATCTGATCCTGATTTGTTCATCACTTTTCAGAGACTTACTCGCCATTTCCCTGTTCTTGACGAACAGGGAAATCTCAAACCGTTTCAGGGTAACTTCAGGGAAGAACAGGGAAATCTGACGAAGTAACAGGGAAATCTGACGAAGTAACAGGGAACGGCTCAGTTGAAGCCTGCATATCTCTTGAACGTATCTTCCGGCTCATTGCCGTCGTCTTCATAGCCAAATCCATCGTCGTCCAGCAAGAGCATGGTAGTCCCGTAGCCCTTTTTCTGGAACAGCGTTTGAACCCATAATGCTGCCCCGGGTGGCCCATCAAACCAGTCTTTCGGGTCGGCTTCAACGAGTGTGGTAACCGGGTCGGGTCCTCTGGCCTCTGCCACGGTGGCCGGAATCGCAGCATTCCTAACCAACGGCAGGAATGGAAAGCCCTTTGTCTTATCGAAATAGCGCAGCTTGCCATGGCGGTGAAACACCATGGCCATCATGGCATCGCTCAGATCGAGGTAGCGGCGCGCGGTTGCCTCCTTGCTAATGTCAAGTTCCCCTGCGGCTTCCCGAATATGCTCCAAGTCCGGGTCGGTCTTCAGGAACCCGTGGAACCGATCCTTCGGAGCGAGTAATTCGATGGCAAACTTGTTTGCTTCGCTTTCCTGCCGCTGGTGATCATCCGCGGCGCTCTTTGTGCGGAGGTCCTTCTTAATGCAGCGGAAACCCTTCTTATTAGAGAAGGTGTGCCGCTCCAGCAGAAAATGCCCCAACTCATGGGCGACGGTGAAACGCGCCCTGGGCATGCCGTTCCGGTTATTGGCCAGGATCACACCATCACTGCGATGTCGATCCGTCAGCAGCATGCCCTCAAATCCATCGAATTCCTCGATGCGGATATGAGAGATGTCCAAGGCCTTGGCGATTTCAGTGATAGGAACAGGACCTTCTGACGTCCCCATCCGCACATGCAGGTCTCTTGCCAGCTGACCCGGCGCGTGGATGTCAGCGACATCCACGCGCTTAAGACCAGAAAGATCAACCATCGGCCACCTTCTTAAAACGCATTGTCTCAATCATCTGTTCGACAATCGCGCGGTCTCGGTCGGACAGGTCTTCCAGGCCACGATAGATGCGCGCGATCTCGATCTGTTTCTGATCCGGCTCATCCGCCTCTCCGATCAATACCTCGACCGTTACGCCGAAGTGTTTGGCCAGCTTCCGCACGAGCTCAAATGATGGGTTCTTGCTCCGCCCCTTTTCCAGTTCCCAGACGTGCGCCTTTGAAACGCCAACTTTGTCAGCAACTTCCTGAAGGGTCTCCCCGGTCTTCGCGCGCAAGCTGAAGAGCCTCTCACCAATGTCCATGCGCACCTCCCCTGTTTGACTTGTCTGCCACGACAATACGGTCAGATTTGACAGAACGCCAGTCGTAAGATAAATCATACACAGAGGGCTGATCATATGGATTCGGCGTAGCAGCAACAAAGGGAAGCAGACATGGCTTCGAAGAACATTGAACAAATTGCAGTTCGCGATCTCAGACCTTGGGCACGTAGCGCCCGCACCCATTCCAGAAGACAAGTGCGGCAGATCGCCGACAGCATTGAGAACTTCGGTTTCACAAACCCTGTTTTGATTGACGAAGATCGGACAATCCTTGCTGGCCATGGTCGGGTGGCCGCCGCGGAATTGTTGGGGATAACGACCGTACCCTGCCTGCGGTTGGATTACATGACCGAGGCAGAGAAACGGGCTTATGTCCTGGCCGACAACAAGCTGGCTCTGAATGCAGGCTGGGATGACGATCTGCTGGCAACGGAACTGGGAGCGCTGATGTCGGAGGACCTCGACTTCGATGTTAGTGTGACAGGCTTCTCCATCCCCGAGATCGACGTGCTGATGGACACGGTCGCACCGGAGGAGCCGGACGATCCTGCGGATGACACTGTACCGGACCAGGTATCCGCGCGGGTACAGCCTGGGGATGTCTGGCAGTTGGGACAGCACCGCCTGATTTGCGGAGATGCCCGCGACCCCCAGGTGCTCGATGATCTCTTGGACGGGGAGTTGGCCCGCATGATCTTCGCGGATCCGCCGTACAATGTCCCAATCGACGGCCATGTGGGCAACTCGGGTGCCATCCAACATCGTGAGTTTGCGATGGCGTCGGGCGAGATGACCTCAGATGAGTTTACCGACTTCCTATCGGTCTCTGTGCGCAACCTCGCCGACCACAGCATGGATGGATCAATCCATTTCCTCTGCATGGACTGGCGGCACATGCCCGAGATGCTCGCAGCGGGGAAGCGGGTCTATGATGACCTGAAGAACCTGATCGTCTGGGTCAAGGACAATGGCGGAATGGGCACGTTCTACCGATCACGCCACGAGTTGATCTTTGCCTTCAAGAAAGGCGATGCACCCCACACAAACACATTCGAGCTTGGCCAGCACGGTCGTTATCGTACCAATGTCTGGCAATATCGTGGTGTGAACTCCAGGCGGGCAGGGCGCCTCGAGGAACTGTCCCTGCACCCGACGGTCAAGCCGGTGCAGATGATCGCCGATGCGATCCGGGATGTGTCAGGGCGGGGCGAGATCGTCCTCGACAGCTTTGGTGGCTCGGGCTCCACACTGATCGCGGCGGAGAAGACCGGCCGCCGGGCGCGCGTCTGCGAACTGGACCAAGTCTACTGTGATCGCATCATCGCCCGCTGGGAGACTTACGCGAAGGATGATGCCGAACAGATCATCTGCGGGTGGCCGCGCCCGGCGGCCGTACCGACGTTGGAGGCAGCAGAATGACTGGTAGAAAGAAGGATTTGGTCAATCTGCCTGCCAAGACAGACTACGCGGTAGGCTATGCCAAGCCCCCTGCCGGAAGCCAGTTTAAGCCAGGCCAATCAGGCAATCCCAAGGGGCGCCCGCGAGGTTCTAAAAACAAGGTTCCTGCCCTGAATGAAGAGCGTCTGAAAGACATCATCCTCGCAGAAGCCTATCGCGAGATCAAAGTGCGCGAAGGTGAGCGCAGTGTCTCATTGCCGATGGCACAAGCCATCGTCCGGGCGCTGGCCGTTAACGCTGCGAAAGGCCAGCACCGGGCGCAGCGCCTGTTTGCGGAGATGCTGTCGACCACGGAGCGGCAGAACAAAGCGCTCGCGGACGAATGGCTGGAAACGGCGATCGAATACAAGGTCGAATGGGAGCGCGAGTCGGAGCGCAGGGCTAGACTTGGGATCACGGACCTGGCGGAACCATTGCCGCACCCCGACCAGGTCATCATCAACCTCAATAATGACACAGCCCACGTTCAGGGGCCGATGACAAAAAAGCAAAAGGAGGTGGTTGAGCACTGGACCCAGAAACGCGCCGATTGGGCGGACGAGGTCGAGATGCTGGACGAGCAGCTTGCAAAAGACCTCAAGGACCGCACACGTCAGTTCTTCGAGGATGATAAGCAGCGATCGCTGAAACTCATCGCAATGGTCGATGATCTGCTCGATAAGATCGAATATTGAGTTTGGCAGCTATAGCGGCACATAAACTAGTCTCGCGTCGTCTGATCGCCAAGCAAACTTCTGTAGTCTTAGTGCGCTAGTTGCAGCGCAGAAGTCATTCGTGAAGCAAGGTCCGCATTAGCGGGCTTTGCTGCCGTCTGCGATCTTTCACACAGTGGCCACTGCCAGCCCAGAGGCGACATCCAGCGAGCAACCCAGATGCTGCGACCGCAGCCCGCTTTCCGGACATTCGCCGCGGCTGCAAAATCTGGGGCTGCGTGTACAGACAGTCTGCGGGACTTTGCTGCTGTTCGCTGCGGCTGCGCCGACGGCCACTTTGAGAAAATCGGCGCATCTGCTACGCTTTCGCTTTTCGATTGATCGGAGAGCGTGGTGTTGGAATTTGATGAACAGATTGAAAGTACCGAACGGTTGAGAGAACTCCTTCCAACAGAGGGGTTCACCAACACTTTTCTCAAGGTAAGTGATCGGCTGAATAATACTGCAAGGAGTTTTATCGAACTTGCGCCATTTGTTGTCGTTGCAACCAAAGCGTCCGGTGGTCTGATTGATGTTTCGCCCAAAGGTGACCCTGCCGGGTTCGTAGAGGTCTACGACGACAAGACGCTCATTATTCCAGACAGGCTCGGCAACCATCGTGTCGATGGCTTTCAAAACCTACTGGAAGACCCGAACATCGCTGTTCTGTTCGTTGTACCGGGTCACGGCGATACGCTGCGTGTCGCGGGCAAGGCTCGCATTGTTCGAGATGCCGCGATTAGCAAGCGGCATGCGATCAATGGCAAGGAACCGCTACTCGCGCTTGTTATTGAGGTCGAGGAAGCCTTCATGCACTGTTCTAAGTCATTCATCCGGTCTCGGTTGTGGCACGCTGATCATTGGCCCAAACGAAAGTCGGCCCCGACACTGGCTGAGTGGGTGATATCCACAGTTGAGCGAGATCAAACGCTTCAAGAGGTCGAGGACGATCACACGGCAGATGAAGGTGCTCGACTATACTGAGTTCCAAAAGCTGTCATTCGAGCACATTGCAGTATCCGACACTTTTGGCTCTAAACAGCCATCGGAGACATTCGGTACGGGATTGCGACGCTCTGGGAGGTCTTCAAACGGCAAGGATGCGGGACGGAGCCGACTTTGGAGAACCGTCTTTGAAAGTCTGCTTTACTGCCATCTTGACCAATTGGTAGCCTGATTGTCAGCTTCTGCATATGTTCAAATACGTTTTCGTACCTGCTGATGTCCCTGTTTCTGTTCCGAAGGGGATGATCAAGTTCAAGTGCTTAATACTCATCGAGCGCGAAGTGGGGAACGACTATCGTAACGAGGTTAGCAAAGCTCTTGTGGAGGCTGGGTGCCTGTACTCGTTGGCATGGGGAATTGATTGTTCTGAATGGGACGATAGTGTCGATTGGGCATTTCTAGAGGCTCATGACTTCGGCGACTACTCCGAGGATGAATTCGTCATGACAACTTGGCATGACGACGAAACGCTTGAAGAGGTTGTGGAGTTCGCGAAACACTGCACCGATTGTTCTGACGTGAAACTCGAAGATATCTTAGTTCTTGATTTTGCGCATCACGAACGCAGCGAGTTAATCGAAAGGCTCTACCTCGCCGCTTGAAAGCTGCCATTCAAACACATCGCAGCATTTGGGAGGTATGGGCTCGATAGGTGCCGCCTGTAGCTAACTATCTGAGTAAGTTATGGCTTGTGACCTCCAAAGGACGAACTAAGTGAACCGCTCATGTCAATTTTCAGAAGGGTACGGCTCAAGTTCCATGCACAAATGCACCACGCCAACTGGCATGAGGCACCAGAGACCAGGGCCGAGAGATAATATAAGCCCACCAACTGACCCAAGCTCATATCTGAGACCAAGGCTGCGAGAGACGTACTCAATGTGGCGATAAGGGCGATAAGCAATACGATCATAAGTTCTCTCCCATCGGATGCCGGAAGGATCGCGCAAATCAGTTAATCCTCCATTAACGTCAGCAATCGGCAAAATCCCAGATTTTTAAACGGGAAAAGCCCTGAGCACTTTCGCTCAGGGCCAGCTTTTTAAATTCAGTAAGTTGATTAGTTTAGTGGGCGACTTCCGGCGCCAAGATTTGTCTAAAATACAAAGAATAACAGTTCCTAAAGTTATCGATAAAAAAGTGAACTGGGTGATCAAGACTGTTAACTTCGAATTGACCATGCTTCGCACACTCAATACATGAAGCAGGACCTTCATTTCATCCTAGTAGTTCTTCTGGCAACGATAGTAGCGACGGGTTGTGGCAGCCTCTCGCTTCTATCTTGCCTAACCCGCTCGCCCCTTCACTTACGCCGCAAGACCGATCTGGAGGTCGTCTTTAGCCGCTTGCTAATCCCCGCGCCCTTACGACGACCGGGAGCTGCTTCCCCGAGCTAGGTGTGCTGTGGGGGCGGTTGGCGAAGCAATCTGAGTCTCTGTTTTGCGAAGAATGCTCCGGAAGAACGGTCCATTCACGTTACTTCCGCCATGGGCCGTGTTTTGTGGTCTCGTCTATGGCTTCGACCGCTACAGGTCCTCTAGAATATCTGCTTTTGGCGGATACTTGCCGTTGAGCATAGGCGCTTCATCTTCGTTAAGAGTGTCTTAACGATCTTGATACTGGATGCCTTTTGAAACGTGACCTGACCCGGAGGCAAGACATGGAATACCGAAAGATGTTGAAGAGACTCTACGACGCCAAGTTAGCTGCTCACCGACAAGGCTTTGAAAAAACCGCTGAAGCCTTCGAAAGCTTGGCGTCTCAGTTAGAGAACCACCATAAGGCCTTACTTGAACACCTCATTAAGACTGGAGAGGCACGGTGAAGATGTATCGCTAATTCCCCGGGAGCGATTAACCATTCCTTAGTAAAACCGTCCTTGTTTGGGGTCGTTGAACAAGGAATTGACCATGGATAAAGATTGGCTCATTGACGTACTGATCGACCTCGAAGTCTTTTCACGAAAGAACGATCTGTACGAGCTTACTGTTAGCATCCAAAGAGCGAAGCTTATCGCAGTAAAAGAAATCTCGGGGCTCACGGCTTCGAAGCAATCTGAAGAGACTGGCGCTCAATTTTTACTCTGAATGCCTCCTTCAAAGTAAAGTACGAACTGCGTCGTTGCCCCGCTACGACACTTCCTGGTGGAGTCTACCGAAGCTCTCGAATGCGTCCGGTCTTTCGAACTCGGGGCGCTCGGAAGTCGGAGAGTCGGAGCGTCTGCTATTTGGGACGCAGCGGTCGTTAAGCGGCTCCTGGCAAGCGTCCGCTTTTCGAACTGACCTTAAAGACTCGGTCATCTCGCCAGCTAGCCATCGACCAATGCCGCGAATTCGCTGCGCGACCTGAGTGTCACCACCGGCAGGTTCGGGCCGAAGCGATCAATTCCACCGACTATTCGGGGTGCAACCCGCTTCTCAAATGTCCAGATGAAGTTCAGAAACTCGCGATCAGGCAACTGCTCGGGGCATCCTTCGGCCATGTCAATCCGAACTCTGCCGTAGTTTCGAAAAACTCGTCGTGCAATTCCGCTCAATGCGACACGCCGAGGAACTCGAACCCATACCAAAAGATCGGCGCGGGGGAGACGCAGATCGAATGTGGATACAGTCGTGCCGTCCATGACCCACCGATCTTTTCTTACCAATTGGGTAATGATTTGACGCTGCTCCTCGCGGTCGCGGACTTGCCAACCGGGCAGCCAACGGACGTCCCGGTCGTAAGAGAGATATTCTAGGTCGAAGCGTTCCGATATCTTGAGAGAAAGCGTGCTCTTTCCGCCTCCCGAACACCCCACCACGAGCACACGTTTCGCAGTTCGCAGCACTGCTGCGGCCTGAGGTATTGATACATACATCGGCATTTCAGCGGACCCGTAATAGAATGACGCCGTTTCCTATAGCGGTCATTTGGGACGGATGCAGCACTAGAGACTTTGGGCTCACTGCCGACCTCGGAGCCAGCGCAGCAATCCCGTGATATGGTGCCTCGTCAACGTCGGGTTGTCGTTGTGGGAGGGCATGGCGGATCGGAGGATCAGTCATGGAACCTACACCAAACTTACCAGCCATTCGCGCACTCCGCCCTGCTTGGAACAAGGGCCGGATCGTCGGTCAGAAGCGCCCACTGAAACCAAAGCACGTCTGGGCAATCCGGGTGCGACTTGAACTGGCCGAGAACCATCGTGATCTCGCTCTGTTCAACATGGCAATCGACAGCAAGTTGCGCGGCTGCGATCTAGTGAAGATGAAGGTAGTCGACGTGATGGCGTCCGGCCAGATCAAAGAACGGGCATCTGTACTGCAAAGCAAAACGCAGAAACCTGTGCGCTTTGAGATATCTGAAGGCACTCGCGCCTCTGTAGAGAAGTGGATGGAAGACGAACTCATGGTCGGCTCCGAGTATCTTTGGCCCGGTCGCTTTCATGAGCGCCTGCACATCTCGACACGCCAGTATGCGAGGATCGTCCGCGATTGGGTCACTTCGATCGGTCTGGAAGCGAGCGCATATGGCACGCATTCGATGAGGCGAACAAAGGTGACGCAGATCTACAAGAAGACTGGCAACTTGCGGGCGGTTCAGCTTCTACTTGGTCATACCAAGATGGATAGCACAGGCCGGTACTTGGGCGTCGAACTTGAGGACGCGCTAGCAATCGCAGAGGCTATAGAAATCTAGCTAATCCGGGTCGCCTACAAGGGCGGCCCACACCAGCCGTTCGAAGTGAAATAACGCGCGGCGCCCCAGCATCCGCAGAGCAGACATCCA
The nucleotide sequence above comes from Litoreibacter ponti. Encoded proteins:
- a CDS encoding helix-turn-helix domain-containing protein; its protein translation is MDIGERLFSLRAKTGETLQEVADKVGVSKAHVWELEKGRSKNPSFELVRKLAKHFGVTVEVLIGEADEPDQKQIEIARIYRGLEDLSDRDRAIVEQMIETMRFKKVADG
- a CDS encoding MSMEG_1061 family FMN-dependent PPOX-type flavoprotein; amino-acid sequence: MEFDEQIESTERLRELLPTEGFTNTFLKVSDRLNNTARSFIELAPFVVVATKASGGLIDVSPKGDPAGFVEVYDDKTLIIPDRLGNHRVDGFQNLLEDPNIAVLFVVPGHGDTLRVAGKARIVRDAAISKRHAINGKEPLLALVIEVEEAFMHCSKSFIRSRLWHADHWPKRKSAPTLAEWVISTVERDQTLQEVEDDHTADEGARLY
- a CDS encoding DUF5681 domain-containing protein — its product is MTGRKKDLVNLPAKTDYAVGYAKPPAGSQFKPGQSGNPKGRPRGSKNKVPALNEERLKDIILAEAYREIKVREGERSVSLPMAQAIVRALAVNAAKGQHRAQRLFAEMLSTTERQNKALADEWLETAIEYKVEWERESERRARLGITDLAEPLPHPDQVIINLNNDTAHVQGPMTKKQKEVVEHWTQKRADWADEVEMLDEQLAKDLKDRTRQFFEDDKQRSLKLIAMVDDLLDKIEY
- a CDS encoding tyrosine-type recombinase/integrase — protein: MEPTPNLPAIRALRPAWNKGRIVGQKRPLKPKHVWAIRVRLELAENHRDLALFNMAIDSKLRGCDLVKMKVVDVMASGQIKERASVLQSKTQKPVRFEISEGTRASVEKWMEDELMVGSEYLWPGRFHERLHISTRQYARIVRDWVTSIGLEASAYGTHSMRRTKVTQIYKKTGNLRAVQLLLGHTKMDSTGRYLGVELEDALAIAEAIEI
- a CDS encoding DUF7684 family protein; amino-acid sequence: MFKYVFVPADVPVSVPKGMIKFKCLILIEREVGNDYRNEVSKALVEAGCLYSLAWGIDCSEWDDSVDWAFLEAHDFGDYSEDEFVMTTWHDDETLEEVVEFAKHCTDCSDVKLEDILVLDFAHHERSELIERLYLAA
- a CDS encoding site-specific DNA-methyltransferase, with amino-acid sequence MASKNIEQIAVRDLRPWARSARTHSRRQVRQIADSIENFGFTNPVLIDEDRTILAGHGRVAAAELLGITTVPCLRLDYMTEAEKRAYVLADNKLALNAGWDDDLLATELGALMSEDLDFDVSVTGFSIPEIDVLMDTVAPEEPDDPADDTVPDQVSARVQPGDVWQLGQHRLICGDARDPQVLDDLLDGELARMIFADPPYNVPIDGHVGNSGAIQHREFAMASGEMTSDEFTDFLSVSVRNLADHSMDGSIHFLCMDWRHMPEMLAAGKRVYDDLKNLIVWVKDNGGMGTFYRSRHELIFAFKKGDAPHTNTFELGQHGRYRTNVWQYRGVNSRRAGRLEELSLHPTVKPVQMIADAIRDVSGRGEIVLDSFGGSGSTLIAAEKTGRRARVCELDQVYCDRIIARWETYAKDDAEQIICGWPRPAAVPTLEAAE
- a CDS encoding AAA family ATPase gives rise to the protein MPMYVSIPQAAAVLRTAKRVLVVGCSGGGKSTLSLKISERFDLEYLSYDRDVRWLPGWQVRDREEQRQIITQLVRKDRWVMDGTTVSTFDLRLPRADLLVWVRVPRRVALSGIARRVFRNYGRVRIDMAEGCPEQLPDREFLNFIWTFEKRVAPRIVGGIDRFGPNLPVVTLRSRSEFAALVDG
- a CDS encoding ImmA/IrrE family metallo-endopeptidase, which translates into the protein MVDLSGLKRVDVADIHAPGQLARDLHVRMGTSEGPVPITEIAKALDISHIRIEEFDGFEGMLLTDRHRSDGVILANNRNGMPRARFTVAHELGHFLLERHTFSNKKGFRCIKKDLRTKSAADDHQRQESEANKFAIELLAPKDRFHGFLKTDPDLEHIREAAGELDISKEATARRYLDLSDAMMAMVFHRHGKLRYFDKTKGFPFLPLVRNAAIPATVAEARGPDPVTTLVEADPKDWFDGPPGAALWVQTLFQKKGYGTTMLLLDDDGFGYEDDGNEPEDTFKRYAGFN